AGCATACGGTTACAGCGCTCCGGTTCGACATATGTACATAGCATCTACAGTACCATACCCCTGGTACCTCTCAAAGTCTAAAGGCTTTCTCTGATCCACCCGTGGTTTCTCCTTTCGTTTATCCCCACCCTAGGATTAGCTTCTCGTGGGACTTGGGTACTCATACATACGATGAGCGGTGTCCGAATTTCCAGGGATTACGGTAAATACTCCGAGCTAGTTGTTGGATCTGTTTGGTCGAGGAAATGTGGTTTTCCATCCGAATTCCATACTCCATGCGCATTCTTCAGGCGATTGACTTGATGATCAACAATGCTGGTGCCGAATTGTCGGGTCCGCCGTATGACGTCGTCAGGGGGTATGAATTCCTGCCACGCTGTACGAAATACAACTGATTGTTGCGGTGACCACAGTGTTCGCCGTCTGCCCACTGCTTCAGCTAGTGTTGATGTGACACGGGATCGGACTACTACTTTGGTATGGAGTCGACACTATCATTATTTGGCTGTTATTACTTACCAGTCTCTGTGTCTTGTGAATGGAGGACTCTCATGACAGGCAACGAGTCATGCCACGTCCCGGACCGTTTCCATTCGCCTCGCTAGAACAGTCAAGAGTTTCTAGAACATTTGCCACCAACATATTCGTTAACATGTCTTACCCAAAACGACAAAAATACCAATCGTACAGAACACTAGTACGTGTACAAGTACTGGTACCAATACAACTGTGACCGGTAACCAGGATCTGCTCCCCGGACCAATAATAAACCCCACTGTGGTGATAGATTGCTGTGATCGAGAGTAAATGCGAAACAGTGGATTGATGGTTCCCCCTGGGACAAAGCAGCAGCCCGAATGGAATTTTCATTGGCCGGTCCCTTTTTTCCTTTCGGTATGGAGCAGCCTAATTTTTTCTCCTTGGATCGGAAGACCGGAAGTTCGGGGAAACAGAAGTACGGTCTAAGAGACTTTGGGAAAGTACTTTGGAAAGGGAATGCTGATCATCATATCAGATGGGAATGTCCGTCCTTTCTCCATAGTGGCAAATCCTCCAGTCTCCAGACAGATAACAAAGACCGGGACAAACATACTTTAGGATCACTTGGACTAGTGACAGTTAGTTATCCGGACTATGTTCCTGGCGTACCAAACTCGGGTTTATTCTCCCGTAACCTTGTCCAGCAGTCTGGCACACTACAGAGGACCTAGAGGAATGTCCCACGGCACCGATACCCCTCCGGAAAGTTTTGTTCAATCACACAAAACAAACGTCACGGGATCCACTTAACCCTCAGCCAGCCTCAGCCACACCTTTCTCCATAACGAAGGCGCAAACTTCTTTGATAGCCGCTCTAAAATCTCCCACTGGCCACGCTGAAAACCCCGTCTTTTTCCCACCGGAATCCGGCCCCGGTGCCGCGGTGACGGATAACACCGGCCTTTCTTTACTTTCTTCTACACCATAAAGATTACGGATACAGCTGACTTTAATCTTCTCGgtcaaagaaagaagaaaaagaaaaaaaaaagcaagaCCCACAGACATGTGAACTGCTGCAAATCCTGACACACAGCGAGTTCTCCCTTCCACCGGGTCCCCGGATCGCTTCCTATTGGGCCTTGCATGTGTTTGGGACTTCCTCCCGTCAAAACCCGTAAACTTGTCCCGAGAAGGAAAGTCTCTCGCTCCAAAATCGGGGATCGGGGATCGGGGATAATGGGGAATACAGCGTACTGGTACACTAGACAACGTTTTAATATGTTAGAGCGAAATAGCGGAATCGAATCGGACAAGTCTCGCAgcgattgattgattgactgATTGCCTGATTGATTAATTAATTGATACCACCCACTCGTAGATCAGACGGTATGATATCGCATTATGTGTTATTTTTTGGGTATGGAGTACGTACCCTGGTATTGGAGCAAATAGATTATGGGGCATCGAGGCTTCGAGAACCATGGATTTAATCAATCTTTTGCAGAGCGATTCATAAGATTGAAGTCCAGACCTTTTTCTCGTTTGGTTGAATTGTTAATTATGTGTCTACTGCTGGGATATCGGGTGGATGCAGTGCATCCAACACATCGGTGTGCGTATATCTCCTACCTCGCACTGCAGAACTCGATACACAGTTGTATaaggagtactccgtacttctCAAGAAGCTACGCCTTGTAAGGCGTGCTATTGGCAGCTCAACGGTAGCGGTCAAGTTGTACGACGCTGCATCGAGGCATTTGTATACGGCACAGCGAAGAAAGTACCGTATCGCAGCGCATGGATGTTGCACAAATTTACTGTTTACCTATCAGGGAATAAGCATATTCTACGTATATGTACCCTGTACCCTGTACTCGTATCCATGCAATGCAAAGTCATATCAGAGGCCACGATCCTGGTATATACACCGACTACTGACTCATTCGCCGATAGGTTGCATCGGTGTACCCTGCAACTACTTGTACATATGCCGATTTATCAAACGTGGCTTGATCGAAACCGGATCTCGAGTGGCTACATTGCATTCCGCATGCGCCAGTACGCAAATGACAGTCGCGGACACGGACATCTCTGGCACACCGCCGGTGAGGCCATGGCAACGCTGTACAGAAGATGCGATCTGAACACTTCGGTGTCTCTATCAAGAATAGCGATTTGTGCAAACAGGGCATTCAGGACTATGCAGTACAAGCACATCGTACAAATACGCACTCCATAACAATCCATTACCTCGACGCAACCTGTCCGATAAGCTCGGACACAGGTCGATCCTCCATCTGGCTCTGGCCACAGATCACATCGCAAAAGTACTAAATCTCAGCTTGCATCTGCAAACCAGCCATCATGCATGGTCCCTTCCGACCTGCTGCGCCGCCGTACTTTTGcctccttcctctcttcctcctcgcaTCCCTAGGCTAAACTAGACACTAGGTCTTCTCCGTTTGTGCATTCATCCAAAAGCCCCAGCCTCCCCATGGCCCCGGCTCATGATACTAGTTAGAAGCTATGGAGTCGCATTTCGTCATAAGCGTGCCGCCATTCCCGGCCCCGGTGATTGGTCTTAGTTTTAAGCTATACCTGTATCAAAATCGAATTATCATCTGTCTATCTCGGCCGTTCGGTTCGGTCGTTCGTCTCGAGGTGTGATTCCTTCCCGGTTTTTTGTTGATGTGATGTGATCATTCGATGGTCTCGTTTCGTCTCAACGCTACACTCGACTGGGAAACCAATCCCGGTGACAAAGCACATGCCCATGCTCCAATGATGCACGCAAGCCAGCTTCCGAGAGTCCTGCTTTATTCAAATAATCTCATATCACATCGTACCGAGTACAGGTAGCCGTACCCGCATAGTATGCAGGACCGGAATGATCCATACCTCCCCCGTACTCGGTTGCATGGAGCCGTAATCAATCTTGCAGTTGCAGATGGATCGTCGATTGATACATGCCGGCCGGCTGGCAGCTATTAGCCGGTCTCAAACATGATCTCTGTGAGTATCCGGTAATGATCCTGGTCGGAACTGTTGTGAGTAGGTTAGCGTTTGATTGGGACGCAAGGAGTAAAGGTACCGCATTCTTCTGTAGAATGCCAATGGCGATTGCAACGAGGGAGAATGTCGCGAAGGATGAATAAAGATCGAGGATGAAGTTACGATGACAATCCTGCCTCAGGTATAAAATATAGTTCTTATCTCCACGTGATCTTATCGACATGATCGCGAATTTACGGGATGCCCCAGATTCAATCCTCTAACTCACCAAGTCGACAATTCTACTGTCATCATCTTGATCAGGCTTGTACTTATAATATGTGCACATCCTGAACGATACTATATAATTGACCATACAGAAAACCTGCTGCCAGCAACTTCGTGAGCAGGATGGCAAATCCCCGAACCGGTTTCTTATCACACCCCCCTCTCCTCGGACGAGCTGTGAGTGTACGATGTTCACAACGAATCTTCCCTGTATTTCACACATGCTGTCGATATCAAAGCACCGACGCTGAGCGCGCGCGATCAAGCAACCTTCCCCCCTCTCCTGCCTCCGAACCACCACCCCAAGATCTTTCGTACTTGAACCCATCGCCGGACGATTACTCCCGCTTTATATTTCAGGATAAATGTCGCTCGGTTATGTTTGCAGGGTCCGGAGGACATGGGTGTGTTGCATTTCTACGAGAGAAATACATCGAGGAAGGACCCCCGAATGGCGGCGACGGAGGTAGCGGCGGGAGTATCTACATCCAAGCGGTTGAGAATATGACGAGCTTGCATAAACTGGCTCGCAGAGGCGTCATCAGGGCTGAGAGGGGGAAGAATGGTCGCGGAAAGAGCAAAGGAGGGAAGCGGGGAGAGGATGTCCTGATCCAGGTCCCCGTTGGAACGGTAGTGCGGGAGGTATCCCGGTATGATCCTGTCGCGGAGGAAGAGGTTAATCATAAAATGCGGAGGAAACCAACGGTCGAGGATGGTGTGGATGAGTTGGATGAGATGGGACTTTCGTCTATCCGCCACGACCGCTGGGTGCTATATCCTGGAGCCAAACCGTCGGATTTCTTGACAACGGTGTTTCCGGATAATCCGCCTCGACGGCCGCAGATTGCTGCGTTGGAGCCTAAGGCGCCGATTCATCTTGATCTTTCGAGCCCAATGGACAAACCGATTTTGCTGGCTGCTGGGGCTGTCGGTGGATTGGGAAATCCTCACTTTGCTTCTCGCACAAACACCAAGCCGAATTTCGCATCCAGGGGAGAGGGCGGTGTTCGTCTGGAACTGGACTTCGAATTGAAATTACTGGCAGATGTGGGGTTGGTAGGGAAACCTAACGCTGGGAAGAGTACACTGCTTCGGTCATTGACCAACAGTCGTACGCGCATCGGAGACTGGGAGTTCACCACGTTATCCCCGAGTATTGGTACTGTGGTGATCGACGATTACAAAGGGAGACCTCTGGTTGAGAGCAGATCGAAACGAACCAATTTCACAATCGCAGACATCCCAGGATTGATTGAAGATGCGCATCTAGATCGTGGTCTGGGACTGGGATTCTTGCGTCACATCGAGCGAGCAGGTATTCTTGCTTTCGTGGTTGATCTCCACGCCGGAGATCCCATTCAAGGGCTCAATAACCTATGGCACGAGCTCCGCGAGTACCAACAGGTCCGTGAAACTGAGCTGGCTTCGGAAGACGACACGACTTCATTCGGTCTATCTACCCATGG
This Aspergillus chevalieri M1 DNA, chromosome 3, nearly complete sequence DNA region includes the following protein-coding sequences:
- the MTG2 gene encoding GTP-binding protein Obg (COG:B,T;~EggNog:ENOG410PH3Q;~InterPro:IPR035101,IPR036726,IPR006073,IPR027417, IPR006169,IPR031167;~PFAM:PF01018,PF01926;~go_function: GO:0005525 - GTP binding [Evidence IEA]) translates to MFAGSGGHGCVAFLREKYIEEGPPNGGDGGSGGSIYIQAVENMTSLHKLARRGVIRAERGKNGRGKSKGGKRGEDVLIQVPVGTVVREVSRYDPVAEEEVNHKMRRKPTVEDGVDELDEMGLSSIRHDRWVLYPGAKPSDFLTTVFPDNPPRRPQIAALEPKAPIHLDLSSPMDKPILLAAGAVGGLGNPHFASRTNTKPNFASRGEGGVRLELDFELKLLADVGLVGKPNAGKSTLLRSLTNSRTRIGDWEFTTLSPSIGTVVIDDYKGRPLVESRSKRTNFTIADIPGLIEDAHLDRGLGLGFLRHIERAGILAFVVDLHAGDPIQGLNNLWHELREYQQVRETELASEDDTTSFGLSTHGLPELEAERQEMRASKSLDGPINVPFSPNDPLPSLEHPPIHTKPWFVVATKADLPETQQRYKELREYLSDIEKGEIEHPCGQQDGWKKKLVTVPVSAIRGEGVDRIPKLVMEFLD